Proteins encoded together in one Kutzneria kofuensis window:
- a CDS encoding carbohydrate ABC transporter permease, with the protein MTATQDTKTLPVAPVATARRRGIRRGHLPLALLLIAPAVAGFLVFFAYPTVQGIYYSFTDFHVLSAPNWVGLDNFRQLLGDDVFWHSLWVTVYFVLLSVVFGILISLVTAVIMHRLTKSTVIRGIILLPFLISGVVAAMTWSWMLDPGLGIVNSFFIKFTGHPLLFFGDSALAVPSLAAISVWKSMGYNAILIFAGLQTIPATLYEAGRVDGASEFQMFCKLTVPLLRNILVMVVILTVIGSFQVFDIVQVTTKGGPQNASLVLQMYIYNKAFSQFDFGYAATMSLALFAMLIAITFTQLKMTRAGESDLN; encoded by the coding sequence GTGACCGCGACACAGGACACGAAGACACTGCCGGTGGCACCGGTCGCCACGGCACGTCGCCGGGGGATCCGGCGGGGCCACCTGCCGCTGGCGCTGCTGCTGATCGCGCCCGCCGTCGCCGGCTTCCTGGTGTTCTTCGCCTACCCGACGGTGCAGGGCATCTACTACAGCTTCACCGACTTCCACGTGCTCAGCGCGCCGAACTGGGTGGGGCTGGACAACTTCAGGCAGCTGCTCGGCGACGACGTGTTCTGGCACTCGCTGTGGGTGACCGTTTACTTCGTGCTGCTGTCGGTGGTGTTCGGGATCCTGATCTCGCTGGTCACCGCGGTGATCATGCACCGGCTGACGAAGTCGACGGTGATCCGGGGCATCATCCTGCTGCCGTTCCTCATCTCCGGCGTGGTGGCGGCGATGACCTGGTCCTGGATGCTGGACCCGGGGCTGGGCATCGTCAACTCGTTCTTCATCAAGTTCACCGGCCACCCGCTGCTGTTCTTCGGCGACAGCGCGCTCGCGGTGCCGTCACTGGCCGCGATCAGCGTGTGGAAGTCCATGGGCTACAACGCCATTCTCATCTTCGCCGGCCTGCAGACCATCCCGGCCACCCTCTACGAGGCCGGCCGGGTGGACGGCGCCAGCGAGTTCCAGATGTTCTGCAAGCTCACGGTTCCGCTGCTGCGCAACATCCTGGTGATGGTGGTGATCCTGACCGTGATCGGCTCCTTCCAGGTGTTCGACATCGTGCAGGTGACCACCAAGGGCGGCCCGCAGAACGCGTCGCTGGTGCTGCAGATGTACATCTACAACAAGGCGTTCAGCCAGTTCGACTTCGGTTACGCCGCGACGATGTCGCTGGCCCTGTTCGCGATGCTGATCGCGATCACGTTCACCCAGCTGAAGATGACCCGCGCCGGCGAGTCCGACCTGAACTGA
- a CDS encoding mandelate racemase/muconate lactonizing enzyme family protein → MARVRKAEAFLVDIEVEQVRTDAVQAFLSQETVFVELTTDDDATGLGYTYTIGTGGTAVLALLRDDLLPRLIGADATRVEAVWHDLFASTRATTVGAITSLALAAVDTALWDLRCIRAGEPLWRMAGGFRSRVPLYDTETGWLHLSTDELVAGALKARDAGWRGVKVKVGKPSGAEDAARLAAVREAVGPHFPVMVDANQSMTLAEALRRAELFAPLGLTWLEEPLPADDVAAHERLAHATNIPVAVGESLYSVAQFREYLHRGAASVVQVDVARIGGITPWLKVAHTAETFNAEVCPHFLMELHVSLAAAVPNGRFVEHIPQLRAITTGEMSVVDGEAVAPDTPGLGIAWNRDAMDDLRVA, encoded by the coding sequence GTGGCCAGAGTCCGCAAGGCCGAGGCGTTCCTGGTGGACATCGAGGTCGAGCAGGTCCGCACGGACGCGGTCCAGGCCTTCCTCTCCCAGGAGACGGTCTTCGTCGAGCTGACCACGGACGACGACGCGACAGGTCTCGGGTACACGTACACGATCGGCACCGGCGGAACGGCGGTGCTGGCCCTGCTCCGCGACGACCTGCTGCCCCGGCTGATCGGGGCCGACGCCACCCGCGTCGAGGCGGTCTGGCACGACCTGTTCGCCTCGACCAGGGCGACCACGGTCGGCGCGATCACCTCGCTGGCCCTGGCGGCGGTGGACACGGCCCTCTGGGACCTGCGCTGCATCCGAGCGGGCGAACCGCTGTGGCGGATGGCCGGCGGCTTCCGGTCGAGGGTTCCGTTGTACGACACCGAGACGGGCTGGCTGCACCTGAGCACGGACGAACTCGTCGCCGGCGCGCTCAAGGCCAGGGACGCGGGCTGGCGTGGGGTCAAGGTCAAGGTGGGCAAGCCGAGCGGCGCCGAGGACGCGGCCCGGCTGGCGGCGGTGCGCGAGGCGGTCGGCCCGCACTTCCCGGTCATGGTCGACGCCAACCAGTCGATGACGCTGGCGGAGGCGCTGCGTCGGGCCGAGCTGTTCGCGCCGCTGGGCCTGACCTGGCTGGAGGAGCCGCTGCCGGCCGACGACGTGGCCGCGCACGAGCGGCTGGCGCACGCCACCAACATCCCGGTCGCGGTCGGCGAGTCGCTGTACTCGGTCGCGCAGTTCCGCGAGTACCTGCACCGCGGCGCGGCCTCGGTCGTGCAGGTGGACGTGGCCAGGATCGGCGGCATCACGCCGTGGCTCAAGGTCGCGCACACCGCCGAGACGTTCAACGCGGAGGTCTGTCCGCACTTCCTGATGGAGCTGCACGTGAGTCTCGCGGCCGCCGTGCCCAATGGCCGGTTCGTCGAGCACATCCCGCAGCTACGGGCCATCACCACTGGGGAAATGTCCGTTGTGGACGGTGAAGCCGTCGCTCCGGACACGCCGGGTCTGGGCATCGCCTGGAACCGGGACGCCATGGACGACCTGCGGGTCGCCTGA
- a CDS encoding carbohydrate ABC transporter permease yields MANRSVTARPSVGRVLAWIYLAVIILITLFPFYWILRTALSNNFALHTDASSLLPVDFTWGAFKRALGLASVAEAQAEGGSGASLNTALYLRNSVIYAGVQTALVVFCSATAAYAFSRLRWKGREVVFSVLLCALMVPAIFTLIPNFVTVKNLGLTNTFAGMILPGAFFSAFNIFFLRQFMLGLSTEVEEAATIDGAGPLRVFFRIVLPMCAAPIATLCLLTFINTWNDYFWPLMVTSDESVRPLTLALAVFKQASPNTAVDWAGLMAATLIAAAPMLLLFVVFGRRIVNSIGFTGIK; encoded by the coding sequence GTGGCGAACCGCTCCGTCACCGCCCGACCCTCGGTCGGTCGGGTGCTGGCCTGGATCTACCTGGCGGTGATCATCCTGATCACGCTGTTCCCGTTCTACTGGATCCTGCGCACCGCGCTGTCCAACAACTTCGCGCTGCACACCGACGCGTCCTCGCTGCTGCCGGTCGACTTCACCTGGGGCGCCTTCAAGCGCGCGCTCGGCCTGGCCTCGGTGGCCGAGGCGCAGGCGGAGGGCGGCTCCGGCGCGTCCCTGAACACCGCGTTGTACCTGCGGAATTCGGTGATCTACGCGGGCGTGCAGACCGCGCTGGTGGTGTTCTGCTCGGCCACCGCCGCCTACGCCTTCTCCCGGCTGCGCTGGAAGGGCCGCGAGGTGGTGTTCTCCGTCCTGCTGTGCGCGCTGATGGTGCCGGCGATCTTCACGCTGATCCCGAACTTCGTGACGGTGAAGAACCTGGGGCTGACCAACACCTTCGCCGGCATGATCCTGCCCGGCGCGTTCTTCTCCGCGTTCAACATCTTCTTCCTGCGGCAGTTCATGCTCGGGCTGAGCACCGAGGTGGAGGAGGCGGCCACCATCGACGGCGCGGGGCCGCTGCGCGTGTTCTTCCGGATCGTGCTGCCGATGTGCGCGGCGCCGATCGCCACCCTGTGCCTGCTGACGTTCATCAACACCTGGAACGACTACTTCTGGCCGCTGATGGTGACCAGCGACGAGAGCGTGCGGCCGCTGACGCTGGCGCTGGCGGTGTTCAAGCAGGCCTCGCCCAACACGGCGGTGGACTGGGCCGGCCTGATGGCGGCCACACTGATCGCGGCGGCGCCGATGCTGCTGCTGTTCGTGGTGTTCGGCCGGCGGATCGTCAACTCCATCGGCTTCACCGGGATCAAGTGA
- a CDS encoding glycoside hydrolase family 95 protein, giving the protein MRHDDLVLSWPEPAREWIEAAPVGNGRLGAMVFGGPGRTRLQVNDSTVWSGTPHGPADSLADVLARGAGPERLAEVRRAVRAGDHRTAERLLMSFEGPYSQEFLPFADLWLTLGEGTLQGRTLNLDNGVAHEFLTVDGHEVERSVWASHPAGVLCVGITGRTDVRLGLDSPLRIVHKVLRDSGFELGVEIPVDGAPQHEPQVEEPLRYADAPIDDYDPFGAVVVRIDTDGKLSTADDELVVTGSTWALIVLGTSTAARDFWDGQAPRTRTEHLAAAEERASSALAKGGTELLREHDTDLRTLLGGTSLRIGRQVNGPIDVAADVLSGRDEQLTATVMFQFGRYLLASSSRPGSGPPANLQGVWNADLRPAWSSNYTVNINTEMNYWPAEVTGLGECHLPLIDLLDKMAGNGAEVARELYGARGWVTHHNTDMWGWALPVGMGHGNPSWAIWMMGGAWLVQHAWDHYEFTGDTEFLTDRAWPLLRGCAEFCLDWLVGDDGWLDTIPSTSPENLFMMDGRPESLTWSSTMDMALIRAVFVRCLAAAQIAGVDDPVLAEIEKALPRLRPPAVTEGGWLQEWVADLPEHDPKHRHVSQLVTVYPLGQIDPESTPELAEAAVNLMDRRGNGAMGWSWAWKIALRARLGDGETARSLLLEATRPLGYDWDVNAPTDGSQWGGLLPNLFSSHPPFQIDGNYGFPAAIAEMLVQSHNGVIRVLPALPSSWPSGALTGVRCRGGLSVDLTWRDGTLAALSIRRLTGDARQAVNVVHAGQHEEFTLAVGEERRLAC; this is encoded by the coding sequence ATGCGACACGACGACCTGGTGCTCTCCTGGCCGGAGCCGGCGCGAGAGTGGATCGAGGCCGCGCCGGTCGGCAACGGCCGGTTGGGCGCGATGGTGTTCGGCGGCCCGGGGCGAACCCGGTTGCAGGTCAACGACTCCACGGTGTGGTCCGGCACCCCGCACGGCCCGGCCGACAGCCTCGCCGATGTGCTCGCGCGGGGCGCGGGTCCGGAACGGCTGGCCGAGGTGCGCAGGGCCGTTCGCGCCGGCGACCACCGGACGGCGGAACGGCTGTTGATGTCGTTCGAGGGCCCGTACAGTCAGGAGTTCCTGCCGTTCGCGGATCTCTGGCTGACGCTGGGGGAGGGCACTCTGCAGGGTCGGACCCTCAACCTGGACAACGGTGTCGCGCACGAGTTCCTGACCGTGGACGGCCACGAGGTCGAGCGGTCGGTGTGGGCCAGCCACCCGGCCGGCGTGCTCTGCGTCGGTATCACCGGGCGCACGGATGTCAGGCTGGGATTGGATTCGCCGTTGCGAATCGTGCACAAGGTCCTGCGCGACAGCGGGTTCGAGCTCGGTGTGGAAATCCCGGTCGACGGCGCGCCGCAGCACGAGCCGCAGGTTGAGGAACCGCTGCGCTACGCCGACGCCCCGATCGACGACTACGACCCGTTCGGCGCGGTGGTCGTGAGGATCGACACTGACGGCAAGCTGTCCACAGCGGACGATGAACTGGTCGTCACCGGCTCGACATGGGCGTTGATCGTGCTCGGCACATCGACCGCTGCCCGGGACTTCTGGGATGGGCAGGCACCCCGGACCCGCACCGAGCACCTCGCCGCGGCCGAGGAGCGCGCGTCCTCGGCGCTGGCCAAGGGCGGCACGGAGTTGCTACGGGAGCATGACACCGACCTGCGGACCCTGCTCGGCGGCACCTCGCTGCGCATCGGACGTCAGGTCAACGGCCCGATCGACGTCGCTGCCGACGTGCTCTCCGGCCGTGATGAACAGCTGACCGCGACCGTGATGTTCCAATTTGGACGGTACCTGCTGGCGTCCTCGTCTCGACCGGGCAGCGGCCCGCCGGCCAACCTGCAGGGCGTGTGGAACGCGGACCTGCGGCCGGCGTGGTCGTCCAACTACACGGTCAACATCAACACCGAGATGAACTACTGGCCGGCCGAGGTGACCGGGCTCGGCGAGTGCCACCTGCCGCTGATCGACCTGCTGGACAAGATGGCGGGCAACGGCGCGGAGGTCGCTCGCGAGCTGTACGGGGCACGCGGCTGGGTGACCCACCACAACACGGACATGTGGGGCTGGGCGCTGCCGGTCGGCATGGGCCACGGCAACCCGTCGTGGGCGATCTGGATGATGGGCGGCGCCTGGCTCGTCCAACACGCCTGGGACCACTACGAGTTCACCGGCGACACGGAGTTCCTCACCGACCGGGCCTGGCCGCTGCTGCGCGGCTGCGCCGAGTTCTGCCTGGACTGGCTGGTCGGCGACGACGGTTGGCTGGACACCATCCCGTCCACCTCACCCGAGAACCTGTTCATGATGGACGGCAGGCCGGAGTCGCTGACCTGGTCCTCCACAATGGACATGGCTCTGATCAGGGCCGTCTTCGTCCGGTGCCTGGCCGCCGCGCAGATCGCCGGCGTCGACGACCCGGTGCTGGCCGAGATCGAGAAGGCGTTGCCGAGGCTGCGGCCGCCGGCCGTGACCGAGGGCGGCTGGCTCCAGGAGTGGGTCGCCGACCTGCCGGAGCACGACCCGAAGCACCGGCACGTCTCCCAGCTGGTGACGGTGTATCCGCTGGGGCAGATCGATCCCGAGTCGACGCCGGAGCTGGCCGAGGCGGCGGTGAACCTGATGGACCGCCGGGGCAACGGCGCGATGGGTTGGTCGTGGGCGTGGAAGATCGCGCTGCGGGCCCGGCTGGGCGACGGGGAGACCGCGCGGTCGCTGCTGTTGGAGGCGACCCGGCCGCTGGGTTACGACTGGGACGTCAACGCCCCCACCGACGGCTCGCAGTGGGGTGGCCTGCTGCCGAACCTGTTCAGCTCGCACCCGCCGTTCCAGATCGACGGCAACTACGGATTCCCGGCCGCCATCGCGGAAATGCTGGTGCAGAGCCACAACGGTGTGATCCGGGTGCTGCCGGCGCTCCCGAGCAGCTGGCCCAGCGGGGCGCTGACGGGCGTGCGCTGCCGTGGCGGCTTGTCCGTCGACCTCACCTGGCGCGACGGAACCCTGGCCGCGCTGAGCATCCGCCGGCTGACCGGCGACGCACGCCAGGCCGTGAACGTCGTCCACGCCGGCCAGCACGAGGAGTTCACCCTTGCCGTCGGCGAGGAGAGGCGGCTCGCGTGCTGA
- a CDS encoding DddA-like double-stranded DNA deaminase toxin: MPLQGVQRYVSRLSPDVAGRASDTITTATVSPQRPARPADSAGSPSADQIERLRAELPSPVVPGTGQKTHGRWVAQGGTAQQLVSGRDELSTKVNDQLRAQGCPWLPARTADDVELKLAALMREQGQTDPGMRHVTLVINNRPCKGDLSCDELVPVILPAGYSLTVHAPNYRKRFTGGAEPWWR; this comes from the coding sequence ATGCCATTGCAGGGCGTCCAGCGGTATGTGAGCCGGCTCAGCCCGGATGTGGCCGGCCGTGCGTCGGACACGATCACGACGGCGACCGTCTCGCCGCAGCGACCAGCCAGGCCCGCTGACTCGGCCGGCTCTCCGTCGGCTGACCAGATCGAGCGGCTACGTGCCGAGCTACCGTCGCCCGTAGTGCCCGGCACCGGGCAGAAGACCCATGGCCGGTGGGTCGCGCAGGGTGGCACCGCCCAGCAGTTGGTCAGTGGGCGGGACGAGCTCTCGACCAAGGTCAACGACCAACTGAGAGCCCAAGGATGCCCTTGGCTGCCTGCCCGTACCGCCGACGACGTGGAACTGAAGCTAGCCGCCCTGATGCGTGAGCAGGGCCAGACCGACCCCGGGATGCGACACGTCACCCTCGTGATCAACAATCGTCCCTGCAAGGGTGACCTGAGCTGTGACGAGTTGGTGCCTGTCATCCTGCCGGCGGGGTACTCGCTGACCGTGCACGCCCCGAACTACCGCAAGAGGTTCACCGGAGGAGCGGAGCCGTGGTGGCGCTGA
- a CDS encoding DUF1905 domain-containing protein — MRFRTTVLLGGKTATGLPVPAEVVAELGAGKQPKVHVTIGGHTYRSTVATRGGQFLIPLSS; from the coding sequence ATGCGCTTCCGCACGACGGTCCTCCTGGGCGGCAAGACCGCGACCGGCCTGCCGGTGCCGGCGGAGGTCGTCGCCGAGCTCGGCGCGGGCAAGCAGCCCAAGGTGCACGTGACCATCGGCGGGCACACCTACCGGAGCACGGTGGCGACGAGGGGCGGGCAGTTCCTGATCCCGCTCAGCTCCTGA
- a CDS encoding acetylxylan esterase — protein MLNVREYRSSYKEPEDFDDFWAATLAEARRHELTVDITPVETHLVTVEVFDVTYPGFGGHPIRAWLRLPERRSGKLPAVVQFHGYSSGRGAAVEDLLWSSAGYAHLFMDVRGQGGDWAGGDTPDPVGSGPAYPGFLTRGVESRDDYFYRRVYTDAVRAVDTVRSLDFVDPERVAVIGNSQGAGIALATAGLVPDLAAAHFQAPFLADIQQATRTVRTFPYEEITKYLAARRNSADRVWQTLAYFDGIAFARRAAAPAWFSAGQLDDVVPAPAVFGAYHEYWGPKQIRLWEHNGHEAGGAEDLAIALSAFASILRPSDSIDLGSPTETRNS, from the coding sequence GTGCTGAACGTCCGGGAATACCGCAGCTCCTACAAGGAACCGGAAGACTTCGACGACTTCTGGGCGGCCACTCTCGCCGAGGCCCGGCGACACGAGCTGACCGTCGACATCACGCCGGTCGAGACGCACCTGGTCACCGTCGAGGTCTTCGACGTGACGTACCCCGGCTTCGGTGGCCACCCGATCCGGGCCTGGCTCCGACTTCCCGAACGGCGTAGCGGAAAGCTGCCAGCGGTGGTGCAGTTCCACGGCTACTCCAGCGGTCGCGGAGCGGCGGTGGAGGACCTCCTGTGGTCCTCGGCCGGATACGCCCACCTGTTCATGGACGTCCGAGGTCAGGGCGGCGACTGGGCCGGCGGCGACACGCCCGACCCGGTCGGCAGCGGCCCGGCGTATCCGGGTTTTCTGACCCGGGGCGTGGAGAGTCGGGACGACTACTTCTACCGTCGCGTCTACACGGATGCGGTCCGGGCCGTGGATACGGTGCGCAGCCTGGACTTCGTCGACCCGGAGCGGGTCGCGGTGATCGGCAACAGCCAGGGCGCGGGCATCGCCCTGGCCACCGCCGGGCTGGTGCCGGACCTTGCGGCGGCGCACTTCCAGGCCCCGTTCCTGGCCGACATCCAGCAGGCGACGCGCACGGTGCGCACCTTTCCGTACGAGGAGATCACGAAGTACCTGGCGGCCCGGCGCAACAGCGCCGACCGCGTGTGGCAGACGCTGGCCTACTTCGACGGCATCGCCTTCGCCCGCCGGGCCGCGGCGCCGGCGTGGTTCTCGGCCGGCCAACTCGACGACGTGGTGCCGGCGCCGGCCGTTTTCGGCGCCTACCACGAGTACTGGGGACCCAAGCAGATCCGGTTGTGGGAGCACAACGGACACGAGGCAGGCGGCGCCGAAGACCTGGCGATCGCGCTGTCCGCGTTCGCGAGCATCCTGCGCCCGAGCGACTCCATCGATCTGGGCAGTCCCACCGAAACGAGGAATAGCTGA
- a CDS encoding helix-turn-helix domain-containing protein: protein MPPAAAFHHRVDEGVVEKGSPRQTFALPVGGQNLQYSGTLGRPGTGYRTVTRLLIGGVTTFDWTYQGSGAQTERTESLIRLSPNGLTYLCVCVDGTTRLRHRGAELLLKPGRAALCSTVNPLEARHSAQNRLLTVYVDASRLESQVPGVNRLLGTTIAVEGVGELLVQHVLATMKVASGLDSAGLAAASEAVSHLLVGALSRRAQPVSPALEAQISAYIDSWLGDPELSVERIAAAHHISVRTLHRVFQQRGETVSTHIKNRRLDGCHADLLARPDLMIGAICAKWGITDIAHFSRQYKARFGCTPTDTREQRLNLGSPAH from the coding sequence ATGCCGCCGGCAGCCGCCTTCCACCACCGGGTAGACGAGGGAGTCGTCGAGAAGGGCAGCCCCCGCCAGACGTTCGCGCTCCCCGTCGGCGGGCAGAACCTGCAGTATTCCGGCACCCTCGGCCGGCCCGGCACCGGATACCGGACCGTCACCCGCCTGTTGATCGGCGGCGTCACCACGTTCGACTGGACGTACCAGGGCTCCGGGGCCCAGACGGAACGCACCGAGTCGCTGATCCGGCTGTCCCCCAACGGCTTGACGTATCTCTGCGTGTGCGTCGACGGCACCACCCGGCTGCGCCACCGCGGCGCCGAGCTGCTGCTCAAGCCCGGCCGGGCCGCCCTCTGCTCCACCGTGAACCCCTTGGAGGCCCGGCACTCCGCCCAGAACCGCCTGCTCACCGTCTACGTCGACGCGTCGCGGCTGGAGAGCCAGGTTCCCGGCGTCAACCGGCTGCTCGGCACCACCATCGCCGTCGAGGGTGTCGGGGAACTGCTGGTGCAGCACGTGCTCGCCACCATGAAGGTCGCTTCCGGCCTGGACAGTGCCGGCCTCGCCGCCGCGTCCGAGGCCGTGTCGCATCTGCTCGTCGGCGCCCTCTCCCGCCGCGCCCAGCCCGTGTCGCCCGCTCTGGAAGCCCAGATCAGCGCCTACATCGACAGCTGGCTCGGCGACCCCGAGCTCTCCGTCGAGCGCATCGCCGCCGCCCACCACATCTCCGTGCGCACCCTGCACCGCGTGTTTCAGCAACGTGGTGAGACCGTCTCCACGCACATCAAGAACCGCCGCCTCGACGGCTGCCACGCCGACCTGCTCGCCCGCCCCGACCTGATGATCGGCGCGATCTGCGCGAAGTGGGGCATCACGGACATCGCTCACTTCTCCCGCCAGTACAAGGCCCGCTTCGGCTGCACCCCCACCGACACCCGCGAGCAACGCCTCAACCTGGGCAGCCCGGCCCACTGA
- a CDS encoding YdeI/OmpD-associated family protein produces MQADPEAQRVFDGLPFTHRKEYVRWIEEAKKAETRQNRVAKTVARLTGVNR; encoded by the coding sequence CTGCAGGCCGACCCCGAGGCGCAGCGCGTCTTCGACGGCCTGCCCTTCACGCACCGCAAGGAGTACGTGCGGTGGATCGAGGAGGCGAAGAAGGCGGAGACCCGCCAGAACCGCGTGGCCAAGACCGTCGCCCGGTTGACGGGCGTCAACCGCTGA
- a CDS encoding Imm1 family immunity protein, producing the protein MVALRAWYDPDNDDEPIIVGTTADVDTFLDRLQADRAAMQVPPLMQLSRRDAEGWAVLHIGVNTDRGVLAHTDATGSFVTTNGTATDQPLTYDYMGHVREVPGNAEVPLDDVRRAVHEFVITNGARPTSVEWQPDEV; encoded by the coding sequence GTGGTGGCGCTGAGGGCCTGGTACGACCCCGACAACGACGACGAGCCGATTATCGTCGGCACGACGGCTGACGTGGACACTTTCCTGGACCGTCTGCAGGCTGACCGGGCTGCCATGCAGGTGCCACCGCTCATGCAGCTCTCGCGACGCGACGCTGAGGGCTGGGCCGTGCTCCACATCGGGGTGAACACCGATCGCGGAGTGCTCGCTCATACCGACGCCACGGGATCGTTCGTCACCACCAACGGCACGGCCACCGACCAGCCGTTGACCTACGACTACATGGGGCACGTCCGCGAAGTCCCCGGCAATGCGGAGGTTCCTCTGGACGACGTGCGGCGGGCCGTCCACGAGTTCGTCATTACCAACGGTGCGCGGCCGACCTCTGTCGAGTGGCAGCCGGACGAGGTATAG
- a CDS encoding fibronectin type III domain-containing protein: MSRRTTRLLTAAAAALLAITVVQAPLADAAPDAKPTKADSADKPYMGWSSWSLESTNYPGVNPTGPASWLTEANVIKQTDVVASKLKSHGYEYVNVDAGWLGGFDGYARPLANATTFPHGMKYLGDYIHRKGLKFGAYLAVGLDIRAYNNGNTPIYGTKDCYTRNLVYPDLRTTNGWNSSYKIDFSNPCSQAYINSIANVLAGWGVDFLKLDGVGPGSFQGGANYDNTSDVKAWNTALVKTGRKIQFVISWGLSHRQADVWKANSNGARVETDVECYCDTIVTWNNSVKQRFTDVVQWIPDAGPGYWNNLDSLDVGNGQMDGISEAERQSYMTLWAIEAAPLYAGDDLTKLDPYGLSLLTNDEVIAVDQAGIAAKPVSQSTQQQAWYARNSDGSYTVALFNLGDTTANVTANLAQLGINGSVKVRDLWSHKDLAAATGTISAQLPTHGSQLLKITPNAKDNAPNPPGFLHATAASGTTAAGNSVTLAWDASFSGNTAVKSYEVYNGTTRLLTTGGTSVTVASLAPSTTFDFTVVAVTKDGKKSLPSTTLSVSTADKNGSINYEAEASVNIVSGGASVNDCGPCSGGKKVGNLGGTGHLTFPNVWAPKDGTYLMTVSYVDGDSGRTAQVTVNGVPFRLPLAGSNDNDWSTPQTVTVPITLKAGGSNVVEFNGPTPQDYVSDIDKITI, translated from the coding sequence ATGAGTCGGAGAACGACGCGGCTGCTGACGGCGGCAGCCGCGGCCCTGCTGGCCATCACGGTGGTGCAGGCGCCGCTGGCCGACGCGGCGCCGGATGCCAAGCCCACCAAGGCCGACAGCGCGGACAAGCCCTACATGGGCTGGAGCAGCTGGAGCCTGGAGTCGACCAACTACCCCGGGGTCAACCCGACCGGCCCGGCGAGCTGGCTGACCGAGGCCAACGTCATCAAGCAGACCGACGTCGTGGCCAGCAAGCTGAAGTCGCACGGCTACGAGTACGTGAACGTGGACGCCGGTTGGCTGGGCGGCTTCGACGGTTACGCCCGCCCGCTGGCCAATGCCACCACCTTCCCGCACGGCATGAAGTACCTCGGTGACTACATCCACCGCAAGGGCCTGAAGTTCGGCGCCTACCTGGCGGTGGGCCTGGACATCCGCGCGTACAACAACGGCAACACGCCGATCTACGGCACGAAGGACTGCTACACCCGCAACCTGGTCTACCCGGACCTGCGCACGACCAACGGCTGGAACAGCTCGTACAAGATCGATTTCAGCAACCCCTGCTCGCAGGCCTACATCAACTCCATCGCGAACGTGCTGGCCGGCTGGGGCGTCGACTTCCTCAAGCTGGACGGCGTCGGCCCCGGCTCCTTCCAGGGCGGCGCCAACTACGACAACACCTCCGACGTCAAGGCGTGGAACACCGCGCTGGTCAAGACCGGCCGCAAGATCCAGTTCGTCATCTCCTGGGGCCTGAGCCACCGACAGGCCGACGTCTGGAAGGCCAACTCCAACGGCGCCCGCGTCGAGACCGACGTCGAGTGCTACTGCGACACCATCGTCACCTGGAACAACTCGGTGAAGCAGCGGTTCACCGATGTGGTGCAGTGGATCCCGGACGCCGGCCCCGGCTACTGGAACAACCTGGACTCCCTCGACGTCGGCAACGGCCAGATGGACGGCATCTCCGAGGCCGAGCGGCAGAGCTACATGACGCTGTGGGCGATCGAGGCGGCCCCGCTCTACGCCGGTGACGACCTGACCAAGCTCGACCCGTACGGCCTGTCCCTGCTGACCAACGACGAGGTCATCGCCGTCGACCAGGCCGGCATCGCGGCCAAGCCGGTCAGCCAGTCCACGCAGCAGCAGGCCTGGTACGCCCGCAACTCCGACGGCAGCTACACTGTCGCGCTGTTCAACCTCGGCGACACCACCGCGAACGTCACGGCGAACCTGGCCCAGCTGGGCATCAACGGTTCGGTCAAGGTGCGGGACCTGTGGAGCCACAAGGATCTCGCCGCGGCCACCGGCACGATCTCCGCGCAGCTGCCCACGCACGGCTCGCAGCTGCTGAAGATCACGCCGAACGCCAAGGACAACGCGCCCAACCCGCCCGGCTTCCTGCACGCCACCGCCGCGTCCGGCACCACGGCCGCCGGCAACAGCGTGACGCTGGCCTGGGACGCGTCGTTCAGCGGCAACACCGCCGTGAAGAGCTACGAGGTCTACAACGGCACGACCCGGCTGCTCACCACCGGCGGCACCTCGGTGACCGTGGCGAGCCTGGCCCCGTCGACCACGTTCGACTTCACCGTGGTCGCAGTGACCAAGGACGGCAAGAAGTCCTTGCCCAGCACCACGCTGAGCGTGTCCACGGCGGACAAGAACGGGTCGATCAACTACGAGGCCGAGGCGTCGGTGAACATCGTGTCCGGCGGCGCGTCGGTCAACGACTGCGGCCCGTGCTCGGGCGGCAAGAAGGTCGGCAACCTCGGCGGCACCGGCCACCTGACGTTCCCGAACGTCTGGGCGCCCAAGGACGGCACCTACCTGATGACCGTCTCCTATGTGGACGGTGACTCCGGCCGCACCGCGCAGGTGACGGTGAACGGCGTGCCGTTCCGGCTGCCGCTGGCCGGCAGCAACGACAACGACTGGAGCACGCCGCAGACCGTGACGGTGCCGATCACGCTCAAGGCCGGCGGCAGCAACGTGGTCGAGTTCAACGGCCCGACGCCGCAGGACTACGTGTCCGACATCGACAAGATCACCATCTGA